From a single Brassica rapa cultivar Chiifu-401-42 chromosome A01, CAAS_Brap_v3.01, whole genome shotgun sequence genomic region:
- the LOC103847659 gene encoding glycine-rich domain-containing protein 1 isoform X1: MSLGRSEFADGVAARSLSEISELDAVRIGTDIVSAARRLIVLLRSIGDCQWLHHPPVISEAIRRYDELWMPLISDLTVGSKPPIILPPLDVEWVWFCHSLNPVSYRDYCQKRFSKLIGKPAIYDEENEDYAISQCERVWIRKYPDESFENRVEADSPEIASSANEDIKTEVEKQRFLWEKFSAPYMSETVYLIAARLRYRGFLLILHKFKDEISRLAPASDILLMWLTHQSYPTIYTEDVGEMLEEMMRKVVRNREAVEKSEVETTKKLWNRYFNQPYEKAGGELSVIANESPLRNNTMFYWPVSDIDVNTAYKSIRPRFVLELCIFIRLNPKAEQNESSYLRLRVARCHRKLQLDKKLTDLSRDGSWQKGWHIYCEFGTQGVVLESHCDRSRRGICFRKRKPEEMVAFLWNDLLRAHSLASGRFLGKQVSVFASVTPPVQAPYLLRFVPDRVTDDSGAMISDSIQRTNNFRPQEGRWLTRTVLDHAGRECFVIRIRVGKGVFKRGGEVPSPVRSEERITEIRVGSWSYVEGSIGKAPVKVVGTVTPKEPVEDWDAAWEFSSGDGLSIRWDSSGSISELGLRSSKPGSLVRLLTGRRMQYKGDSEEDDQGFVTIVRSTEEDLTEKATALIDWKHQAVEFLPEEDAVLVLLLSVSILRSVTQKRREDVGKLLVRKRITEATGERDWGSVIVDVSSSNESSSSSPYLEPWYRNSGKVTAMEEKAQVARYPYPVMSYSNVDGGDSLYKHVIFG; the protein is encoded by the exons ATGTCGTTAGGACGATCGGAGTTCGCTGACGGCGTGGCGGCACGGAGCCTAAGCGAGATTTCAGAGCTTGACGCCGTAAGAATCGGAACTGATATTGTATCGGCGGCGAGACGTCTCATCGTGCTCTTAAGATCCATCGGAGACTGTCAATGGCTTCATCACCCACCAGTCATTTCCGAAGCTATCAGACG GTACGATGAGCTGTGGATGCCGTTGATTTCAGATCTAACGGTTGGTTCGAAGCCTCCGATAATTCTACCTCCTCTTGATGTTGAATGGGTTTGGTTTTGTCATTCCTTGAATCCA GTAAGTTACAGAGACTACTGTCAAAAGAGATTCTCAAAACTTATAGGAAAACCCGCGATTTACGATGAAGAGAACGAGGATTATGCGATTTCACAGTGCGAAAGAGTCTGGATTAGGAAATACCCAGATGAGAGTTTTGAAAACAGAGTTGAAGCTGACTCTCCTGAGATTGCTTCATCAGCTAATGAAGATATCAAAACTGAAGTAGAGAAACAGAGGTTTCTCTGGGAGAAGTTTTCAGCACCTTACATGTCTGAAACCGTTTACTTGATCGCTGCTAGGTTACGGTACAGAGGTTTCTTGCTGATTCTACACAAGTTCAAGGACGAGATTTCTCGTCTTGCTCCAGCTTCAGATATACTACTCATGTGGCTCACTCACCAG AGCTACCCGACGATATATACAGAAGATGTTGGTGAAATGTTGGAAGAGATGATGAGGAAAGTGGTTCGAAATAGAGAGGCAGTTGAGAAGAGTGAAGTGGAAACAACAAAGAAACTTTGGAATAGATATTTTAACCAACCGTATGAAAAAGCAGGCGGCGAGTTGAGTGTAATAGCGAACGAGTCTCCTCTAAGAAACAACACAATGTTTTATTGGCCTGTTTCTGATATAGATGTTAACACCGCGTATAAGTCCATCCGACCAAGATTTGTCCTAGAA ttatGTATATTTATAAGGCTGAATCCAAAGGCAGAGCAGAATGAGTCGAGTTATCTTCGTCTGAGAGTTGCTAGATGTCATCGGAAGCTTCAACTTGATAAGAAACTAACTGATCTTTCCCGCGATGGTTCGTGGCAAAAAGGGTGGCATATATACTGCGAGTTTGGAACACAAGGAGTAGTTTTGGAATCTCATTGTGACCGTAGTCGTCGTGGGATTTGCTTCAGAAAGAGAAAACCGGAAGAGATGGTAGCCTTTCTGTGGAATGATCTGCTAAGAGCGCATTCTCTAGCGTCGGGTAGGTTTCTTGGGAAGCAAGTGAGTGTGTTCGCTTCGGTTACTCCTCCGGTTCAAGCGCCGTATTTGCTGAGATTTGTACCGGATAGAGTTACGGATGATTCAGGTGCTATGATATCTGATTCAATTCAAAGAACAAACAACTTCAGGCCTCAAGAAGGAAGATGGCTTACTCGAACCGTTCTTGATCATGCTGGGCGTGAATGTTTTGTCATCCGTATCCG AGTCGGGAAGGGAGTGTTTAAACGCGGAGGTGAAGTTCCATCCCCGGTGAGATCAGAGGAGAGGATAACAGAGATACGAGTAGGTTCCTGGTCGTATGTCGAGGGTTCAATCGGGAAAGCTCCAG TGAAGGTGGTAGGAACCGTGACGCCTAAAGAACCGGTTGAGGATTGGGATGCGGCCTGGGAGTTTTCATCTGGAGACGGATTGTCCATCCGGTGGGACTCGTCAGGGTCTATATCAGAACTCGGTTTACGTTCAAGTAAACCTGGTTCGCTG GTTAGGCTACTAACTGGACGGCGAATGCAGTATAAAGGAGACAGTGAAGAAGACGACCAAGGTTTTGTAACAATTGTTAGATCAACAGAAGAAGACCTGACAGAAAAAGCAACAGCTTTAATCGATTGGAAGCATCAGGCAGTTGAATTTTTGCCCGAGGAAGATGCGGTTTTGGTCTTGCTATTGTCGGTGTCAATTCTAAGAAGCGTGACtcagaaaagaagagaagacgTTGGTAAATTGCTGGTACGGAAAAGGATAACCGAAGCAACTGGTGAACGGGATTGGGGATCGGTTATCGTCGATGTTTCATCATCAAatgaatcttcttcttctagtcCATATTTAGAGCCGTGGTATCGAAACTCTGGTAAGGTTACGGCGATGGAGGAGAAAGCACAAGTGGCAAGATATCCATATCCAGTAATGAGCTATTCTAATGTTGATGGTGGTGATAGTTTGTACAAACATGTAATATTCGGGTGA
- the LOC103847659 gene encoding uncharacterized protein LOC103847659 isoform X2, which yields MSLGRSEFADGVAARSLSEISELDAVRIGTDIVSAARRLIVLLRSIGDCQWLHHPPVISEAIRRYDELWMPLISDLTVGSKPPIILPPLDVEWVWFCHSLNPVSYRDYCQKRFSKLIGKPAIYDEENEDYAISQCERVWIRKYPDESFENRVEADSPEIASSANEDIKTEVEKQRFLWEKFSAPYMSETVYLIAARLRYRGFLLILHKFKDEISRLAPASDILLMWLTHQLCIFIRLNPKAEQNESSYLRLRVARCHRKLQLDKKLTDLSRDGSWQKGWHIYCEFGTQGVVLESHCDRSRRGICFRKRKPEEMVAFLWNDLLRAHSLASGRFLGKQVSVFASVTPPVQAPYLLRFVPDRVTDDSGAMISDSIQRTNNFRPQEGRWLTRTVLDHAGRECFVIRIRVGKGVFKRGGEVPSPVRSEERITEIRVGSWSYVEGSIGKAPVKVVGTVTPKEPVEDWDAAWEFSSGDGLSIRWDSSGSISELGLRSSKPGSLVRLLTGRRMQYKGDSEEDDQGFVTIVRSTEEDLTEKATALIDWKHQAVEFLPEEDAVLVLLLSVSILRSVTQKRREDVGKLLVRKRITEATGERDWGSVIVDVSSSNESSSSSPYLEPWYRNSGKVTAMEEKAQVARYPYPVMSYSNVDGGDSLYKHVIFG from the exons ATGTCGTTAGGACGATCGGAGTTCGCTGACGGCGTGGCGGCACGGAGCCTAAGCGAGATTTCAGAGCTTGACGCCGTAAGAATCGGAACTGATATTGTATCGGCGGCGAGACGTCTCATCGTGCTCTTAAGATCCATCGGAGACTGTCAATGGCTTCATCACCCACCAGTCATTTCCGAAGCTATCAGACG GTACGATGAGCTGTGGATGCCGTTGATTTCAGATCTAACGGTTGGTTCGAAGCCTCCGATAATTCTACCTCCTCTTGATGTTGAATGGGTTTGGTTTTGTCATTCCTTGAATCCA GTAAGTTACAGAGACTACTGTCAAAAGAGATTCTCAAAACTTATAGGAAAACCCGCGATTTACGATGAAGAGAACGAGGATTATGCGATTTCACAGTGCGAAAGAGTCTGGATTAGGAAATACCCAGATGAGAGTTTTGAAAACAGAGTTGAAGCTGACTCTCCTGAGATTGCTTCATCAGCTAATGAAGATATCAAAACTGAAGTAGAGAAACAGAGGTTTCTCTGGGAGAAGTTTTCAGCACCTTACATGTCTGAAACCGTTTACTTGATCGCTGCTAGGTTACGGTACAGAGGTTTCTTGCTGATTCTACACAAGTTCAAGGACGAGATTTCTCGTCTTGCTCCAGCTTCAGATATACTACTCATGTGGCTCACTCACCAG ttatGTATATTTATAAGGCTGAATCCAAAGGCAGAGCAGAATGAGTCGAGTTATCTTCGTCTGAGAGTTGCTAGATGTCATCGGAAGCTTCAACTTGATAAGAAACTAACTGATCTTTCCCGCGATGGTTCGTGGCAAAAAGGGTGGCATATATACTGCGAGTTTGGAACACAAGGAGTAGTTTTGGAATCTCATTGTGACCGTAGTCGTCGTGGGATTTGCTTCAGAAAGAGAAAACCGGAAGAGATGGTAGCCTTTCTGTGGAATGATCTGCTAAGAGCGCATTCTCTAGCGTCGGGTAGGTTTCTTGGGAAGCAAGTGAGTGTGTTCGCTTCGGTTACTCCTCCGGTTCAAGCGCCGTATTTGCTGAGATTTGTACCGGATAGAGTTACGGATGATTCAGGTGCTATGATATCTGATTCAATTCAAAGAACAAACAACTTCAGGCCTCAAGAAGGAAGATGGCTTACTCGAACCGTTCTTGATCATGCTGGGCGTGAATGTTTTGTCATCCGTATCCG AGTCGGGAAGGGAGTGTTTAAACGCGGAGGTGAAGTTCCATCCCCGGTGAGATCAGAGGAGAGGATAACAGAGATACGAGTAGGTTCCTGGTCGTATGTCGAGGGTTCAATCGGGAAAGCTCCAG TGAAGGTGGTAGGAACCGTGACGCCTAAAGAACCGGTTGAGGATTGGGATGCGGCCTGGGAGTTTTCATCTGGAGACGGATTGTCCATCCGGTGGGACTCGTCAGGGTCTATATCAGAACTCGGTTTACGTTCAAGTAAACCTGGTTCGCTG GTTAGGCTACTAACTGGACGGCGAATGCAGTATAAAGGAGACAGTGAAGAAGACGACCAAGGTTTTGTAACAATTGTTAGATCAACAGAAGAAGACCTGACAGAAAAAGCAACAGCTTTAATCGATTGGAAGCATCAGGCAGTTGAATTTTTGCCCGAGGAAGATGCGGTTTTGGTCTTGCTATTGTCGGTGTCAATTCTAAGAAGCGTGACtcagaaaagaagagaagacgTTGGTAAATTGCTGGTACGGAAAAGGATAACCGAAGCAACTGGTGAACGGGATTGGGGATCGGTTATCGTCGATGTTTCATCATCAAatgaatcttcttcttctagtcCATATTTAGAGCCGTGGTATCGAAACTCTGGTAAGGTTACGGCGATGGAGGAGAAAGCACAAGTGGCAAGATATCCATATCCAGTAATGAGCTATTCTAATGTTGATGGTGGTGATAGTTTGTACAAACATGTAATATTCGGGTGA
- the LOC103847659 gene encoding glycine-rich domain-containing protein 1 isoform X3 has product MSLGRSEFADGVAARSLSEISELDAVRIGTDIVSAARRLIVLLRSIGDCQWLHHPPVISEAIRRYDELWMPLISDLTVGSKPPIILPPLDVEWVWFCHSLNPVSYRDYCQKRFSKLIGKPAIYDEENEDYAISQCERVWIRKYPDESFENRVEADSPEIASSANEDIKTEVEKQRFLWEKFSAPYMSETVYLIAARLRYRGFLLILHKFKDEISRLAPASDILLMWLTHQSYPTIYTEDVGEMLEEMMRKVVRNREAVEKSEVETTKKLWNRYFNQPYEKAGGELSVIANESPLRNNTMFYWPVSDIDVNTAYKSIRPRFVLELCIFIRLNPKAEQNESSYLRLRVARCHRKLQLDKKLTDLSRDGSWQKGWHIYCEFGTQGVVLESHCDRSRRGICFRKRKPEEMVAFLWNDLLRAHSLASGRFLGKQVSVFASVTPPVQAPYLLRFVPDRVTDDSGAMISDSIQRTNNFRPQEGRWLTRTVLDHAGRECFVIRIRVGKGVFKRGGEVPSPVRSEERITEIRVGSWSYVEGSIGKAPVQ; this is encoded by the exons ATGTCGTTAGGACGATCGGAGTTCGCTGACGGCGTGGCGGCACGGAGCCTAAGCGAGATTTCAGAGCTTGACGCCGTAAGAATCGGAACTGATATTGTATCGGCGGCGAGACGTCTCATCGTGCTCTTAAGATCCATCGGAGACTGTCAATGGCTTCATCACCCACCAGTCATTTCCGAAGCTATCAGACG GTACGATGAGCTGTGGATGCCGTTGATTTCAGATCTAACGGTTGGTTCGAAGCCTCCGATAATTCTACCTCCTCTTGATGTTGAATGGGTTTGGTTTTGTCATTCCTTGAATCCA GTAAGTTACAGAGACTACTGTCAAAAGAGATTCTCAAAACTTATAGGAAAACCCGCGATTTACGATGAAGAGAACGAGGATTATGCGATTTCACAGTGCGAAAGAGTCTGGATTAGGAAATACCCAGATGAGAGTTTTGAAAACAGAGTTGAAGCTGACTCTCCTGAGATTGCTTCATCAGCTAATGAAGATATCAAAACTGAAGTAGAGAAACAGAGGTTTCTCTGGGAGAAGTTTTCAGCACCTTACATGTCTGAAACCGTTTACTTGATCGCTGCTAGGTTACGGTACAGAGGTTTCTTGCTGATTCTACACAAGTTCAAGGACGAGATTTCTCGTCTTGCTCCAGCTTCAGATATACTACTCATGTGGCTCACTCACCAG AGCTACCCGACGATATATACAGAAGATGTTGGTGAAATGTTGGAAGAGATGATGAGGAAAGTGGTTCGAAATAGAGAGGCAGTTGAGAAGAGTGAAGTGGAAACAACAAAGAAACTTTGGAATAGATATTTTAACCAACCGTATGAAAAAGCAGGCGGCGAGTTGAGTGTAATAGCGAACGAGTCTCCTCTAAGAAACAACACAATGTTTTATTGGCCTGTTTCTGATATAGATGTTAACACCGCGTATAAGTCCATCCGACCAAGATTTGTCCTAGAA ttatGTATATTTATAAGGCTGAATCCAAAGGCAGAGCAGAATGAGTCGAGTTATCTTCGTCTGAGAGTTGCTAGATGTCATCGGAAGCTTCAACTTGATAAGAAACTAACTGATCTTTCCCGCGATGGTTCGTGGCAAAAAGGGTGGCATATATACTGCGAGTTTGGAACACAAGGAGTAGTTTTGGAATCTCATTGTGACCGTAGTCGTCGTGGGATTTGCTTCAGAAAGAGAAAACCGGAAGAGATGGTAGCCTTTCTGTGGAATGATCTGCTAAGAGCGCATTCTCTAGCGTCGGGTAGGTTTCTTGGGAAGCAAGTGAGTGTGTTCGCTTCGGTTACTCCTCCGGTTCAAGCGCCGTATTTGCTGAGATTTGTACCGGATAGAGTTACGGATGATTCAGGTGCTATGATATCTGATTCAATTCAAAGAACAAACAACTTCAGGCCTCAAGAAGGAAGATGGCTTACTCGAACCGTTCTTGATCATGCTGGGCGTGAATGTTTTGTCATCCGTATCCG AGTCGGGAAGGGAGTGTTTAAACGCGGAGGTGAAGTTCCATCCCCGGTGAGATCAGAGGAGAGGATAACAGAGATACGAGTAGGTTCCTGGTCGTATGTCGAGGGTTCAATCGGGAAAGCTCCAG TACAGTGA